In Marinicella rhabdoformis, a genomic segment contains:
- a CDS encoding winged helix-turn-helix domain-containing protein — MIYQFNHIELDTEKFTIKTNNEQQHVEPQVFNLIVYLLENRECIVSRDTLLKYVWNDRIVSDTSITNSIKSARKILGDDGQNQKVIKTIHSRGYQFIAEVTQECRSKKPNQSTSKPLTPDTYTNSNAKTWVMTLLIVAFTVLAGYLLKQPSFTQESHQKESIKSIAVLPFFNSSPNADSNYYGFALADQIIGEMNYLEQISVRPSSSVRKYATINYDPISVGETLGVDYILSGHYMINGNNIRISAELVHTQKQKIIWRGKPIHTPHQNTFKVQDMLVKQVIAGLKMKFPTHKLSKIQQNIPQSPLAYEYYLRSIAYPYTTDGHRLAVDMLKQSLLLDDQYAPTYIQLGNRTRRLAQFGLIESDTSINTEQYYLKALSLNKDSLDAMAYLSMFYTESNRIDEAIELAQDMHQLNPNNANTKFTLGYIYRYAGMLDEAIEEMEGAVAIDPHNIKFRSLIGTYSAMRQYQKALDMTALYQPSPFTYGWQALMHMNLGNTEKALALYDFIIKKHPQNLWAKVAIIHKSYLLNDFAPGLEAIASLTNTDVSDGETIYYTAAYYGLLGEKDKSIDMLQAAINAGYFNYRVMASNKYFEAFKASPEFKAVIQNAKIKHLAFRKKHFPKL; from the coding sequence ATGATTTATCAATTCAATCACATAGAATTGGACACTGAAAAATTCACCATAAAAACAAACAATGAACAACAACATGTTGAACCCCAGGTATTCAATCTTATTGTGTACTTATTGGAAAACAGAGAATGTATTGTCAGCAGAGATACGTTGTTAAAATATGTTTGGAATGACCGCATTGTCTCCGATACTTCTATCACTAACAGCATCAAGTCAGCCCGTAAAATTTTAGGTGATGATGGTCAAAATCAAAAAGTAATAAAAACAATTCATTCAAGGGGTTATCAGTTTATCGCTGAGGTCACACAAGAATGTCGCTCAAAGAAACCAAACCAATCAACTTCCAAACCATTAACCCCAGACACATATACAAATTCAAACGCAAAAACATGGGTGATGACCCTATTGATTGTGGCATTCACTGTTTTGGCTGGTTATTTATTGAAACAACCGTCATTTACACAAGAATCACATCAAAAAGAAAGCATCAAAAGCATTGCAGTACTGCCTTTTTTCAACAGCAGCCCAAATGCCGACTCTAACTACTATGGCTTCGCCTTGGCAGACCAAATCATTGGGGAAATGAATTATTTAGAACAAATTTCTGTCCGCCCTAGCAGTTCAGTTCGAAAATATGCCACCATCAACTATGACCCCATCTCAGTCGGTGAAACGCTTGGTGTTGACTACATACTCAGCGGCCACTATATGATTAATGGAAATAACATCAGGATTTCTGCTGAACTGGTTCACACCCAAAAACAAAAAATAATTTGGCGAGGGAAGCCCATTCATACGCCTCACCAAAATACTTTCAAAGTACAAGATATGCTGGTCAAGCAAGTGATTGCCGGATTGAAAATGAAATTCCCTACGCATAAGCTCAGTAAAATTCAACAAAACATTCCACAGAGCCCACTGGCTTATGAATATTATTTAAGAAGTATCGCCTACCCTTACACCACGGATGGACACAGATTGGCAGTAGATATGCTCAAACAATCTCTCTTACTGGATGACCAATATGCGCCCACATACATACAATTGGGTAACAGAACCCGTCGTTTGGCACAATTTGGATTGATTGAAAGCGATACATCAATAAACACAGAGCAATATTATTTAAAGGCCTTGTCTCTTAACAAGGATTCATTGGATGCCATGGCCTACTTATCTATGTTTTACACCGAAAGCAACCGCATAGATGAAGCCATTGAATTGGCTCAAGATATGCACCAACTCAACCCAAACAATGCCAATACAAAATTCACTTTAGGTTACATCTATAGGTATGCAGGCATGCTAGATGAAGCGATAGAAGAAATGGAAGGCGCCGTTGCTATTGATCCACATAACATCAAATTCAGGTCTTTAATTGGCACCTATTCAGCCATGAGGCAATACCAGAAAGCGCTCGACATGACTGCGCTTTACCAACCCAGCCCATTTACATACGGTTGGCAAGCTTTGATGCACATGAACTTAGGCAATACAGAAAAAGCTTTGGCATTGTATGACTTTATTATCAAAAAACACCCTCAAAACTTATGGGCTAAAGTGGCCATCATCCATAAATCATACCTACTCAATGATTTTGCACCTGGATTAGAAGCCATAGCATCGTTAACCAATACCGATGTTTCAGATGGAGAAACCATCTATTACACCGCTGCCTATTACGGCTTATTAGGTGAAAAAGACAAAAGCATAGACATGCTTCAGGCTGCCATAAATGCAGGGTATTTTAATTACAGGGTGATGGCTTCGAATAAATACTTTGAAGCTTTTAAAGCATCTCCTGAATTTAAAGCGGTGATTCAAAACGCAAAAATAAAACATTTGGCATTTCGAAAAAAACACTTTCCAAAGCTATAG
- a CDS encoding phosphoadenylyl-sulfate reductase, whose product MNSLTNKLNPELATMDAQERIAYGLSQLPAGFALTSSFGVQSAVCLHLATQVMPDIPVIVIDTGYLFPETYQFIDALSERLNLNLKVIQNPTSTAWFEARHGQLWNAGLEGIEQYNQLRKTAPLEQALTDLGIATWFSGIRRNQSDTRAKKDFVEFKNGRYKVHPILDWSDRDVFLYLKQHDLPYHPLWKKGYLSIGDTHSTQSIHQVDQVEQLRFFGLKRECGIHE is encoded by the coding sequence ATGAACAGTTTAACAAATAAATTAAACCCAGAATTAGCCACGATGGACGCTCAAGAACGCATCGCATACGGCTTATCACAATTGCCTGCTGGATTTGCATTGACATCCAGTTTTGGCGTCCAATCTGCCGTGTGTTTGCATTTGGCCACCCAAGTGATGCCAGACATTCCTGTAATTGTGATTGATACCGGGTATTTATTTCCTGAAACGTATCAATTTATTGATGCCCTCTCTGAGCGCTTGAATCTTAATTTAAAAGTGATTCAAAACCCAACGTCTACTGCATGGTTTGAAGCACGTCATGGGCAACTGTGGAATGCCGGTCTTGAAGGTATAGAGCAGTACAATCAGCTGCGAAAAACAGCCCCACTGGAACAAGCTTTAACCGACCTGGGTATCGCCACATGGTTCAGTGGCATCCGCCGAAACCAAAGTGACACGCGCGCCAAAAAAGACTTTGTTGAATTTAAAAACGGGCGCTACAAGGTACACCCCATTCTTGATTGGTCTGACCGCGATGTGTTTTTGTATTTGAAACAGCATGACCTGCCCTACCATCCGTTATGGAAAAAAGGCTATTTATCTATCGGTGACACCCACAGCACACAATCCATTCATCAGGTGGATCAAGTTGAACAACTCAGGTTCTTTGGCCTCAAGCGTGAGTGTGGAATCCACGAATAA